From Bacteroidales bacterium, the proteins below share one genomic window:
- a CDS encoding glycosyltransferase: protein MILFGLILIVSIAYIGLIISFIVGLNRVLVQPSADNESGMPISVIVAFKDEAVNLPTLLEAMADQSFPKDKFELILVNDHSSDNSIPIAERYCLSNINFKLINLPENRTGKKAAIAYGIDSALYPLIALTDADCLPPKRWLKAVSSEASKGASLMIGPVTMEPLNGIAGKFQALEYASQMASAAGSCGIGHPVIASSANLAFRNDILKVSEATLNPRVTSGDDMFLLHHAKRLPGAKISFMGVKDAIVKTSTLKSLSKALDQRKRWASKSIYYTDRDTIITGFVVLLFSIALIGLLIASFIRIENLFYLLLLITIKSIVDFILLRRYLSFVNAKELIKVFLPLQLIYPMYIAYSFFVSLFTKILWKERLITGVRYDKSH, encoded by the coding sequence ATGATTCTATTTGGGTTGATATTGATTGTTTCCATCGCATACATCGGGCTGATAATATCCTTTATCGTTGGTCTGAACAGGGTGCTTGTACAACCATCCGCCGATAATGAATCGGGAATGCCCATAAGCGTTATAGTTGCGTTTAAGGATGAGGCAGTGAATCTTCCAACCCTGCTTGAGGCAATGGCTGATCAATCCTTCCCAAAGGATAAGTTTGAGCTGATATTGGTTAACGACCATTCATCCGATAACTCAATACCCATTGCAGAGCGATACTGCTTATCGAATATCAACTTTAAATTGATAAATCTACCCGAAAACAGAACAGGCAAAAAGGCTGCAATTGCCTACGGCATCGATTCTGCCCTTTACCCGCTAATTGCCCTAACCGATGCCGATTGTTTGCCTCCCAAACGATGGCTTAAAGCAGTTTCATCCGAAGCCAGCAAGGGAGCATCCCTAATGATAGGCCCTGTAACTATGGAACCCCTGAATGGTATTGCAGGAAAGTTTCAAGCCCTTGAGTATGCAAGCCAGATGGCATCCGCAGCGGGATCGTGTGGCATTGGTCACCCGGTAATTGCCAGCTCGGCAAACCTTGCATTTAGGAACGATATTCTAAAGGTATCGGAAGCTACCTTAAACCCAAGGGTTACCTCGGGCGATGATATGTTCCTGTTGCATCATGCTAAACGATTACCGGGGGCTAAAATCTCATTTATGGGGGTTAAGGATGCTATAGTAAAAACATCAACCCTAAAATCGCTATCAAAGGCTTTAGATCAGCGTAAACGGTGGGCTTCAAAATCAATCTACTATACCGATAGGGATACAATTATTACGGGTTTCGTAGTTCTTCTTTTCAGCATCGCACTAATCGGGCTGCTTATAGCATCGTTTATTAGAATTGAGAATCTTTTTTATCTCCTTTTGCTGATAACGATAAAGTCCATTGTCGATTTTATTCTGCTCCGCCGATATCTTAGCTTTGTTAATGCGAAAGAACTCATAAAGGTTTTTTTACCTTTACAGCTGATATACCCAATGTATATCGCCTACTCATTTTTTGTTAGCCTTTTTACTAAAATACTGTGGAAAGAACGGTTGATAACAGGAGTTCGATATGATAAATCACATTAA
- a CDS encoding ABC transporter permease, with product MPFFHRNRTSNSREGSPWRIAMRKLFSDWLAVAALIFIGVCALAATLGYLIVPDSTPYANQQHLEIATRNPGLKVTMVLVRKPDGVREKGILSKMLFGQDEDYREIPVNSWRFEDDRLIVEEFNDIEKQQSIFTEYSIACIVYPISRNEKLKKVGETITFKTVDGRSISSTINELRSQIVKNQIKTRRFILGTDRFGRDLFSRLIIGSRVSLSVGFIAVAISLIIGIFLGAMAGFFRGWLDDFIMWFVNVVWSVPTLLMVIALTMVIGKGFWQIFIAVGLTMWVDVARVVRGQVLSIREKEYVEAAKVLGFSQMRIIFGHIVPNLLSPVIIISAGNFATAILLEAGLSFLGVGVQPPIPSWGTMIKDHYGYIIMDKAYLAIIPGMAIMFLVLAFNLLGNGLQDALDPKSLESKG from the coding sequence ATGCCATTTTTTCACCGAAATCGAACTAGTAATTCAAGGGAAGGATCGCCCTGGCGAATTGCAATGCGTAAACTTTTTTCCGATTGGCTTGCCGTTGCTGCCCTAATTTTTATTGGCGTGTGCGCTTTAGCCGCAACGTTAGGATATCTGATTGTTCCCGATTCAACACCCTACGCAAATCAACAACATCTTGAGATAGCAACCCGTAACCCGGGGTTAAAAGTTACCATGGTTCTGGTTCGTAAGCCCGATGGGGTAAGGGAAAAGGGTATTTTGAGCAAAATGCTATTCGGGCAGGACGAGGATTATAGGGAGATACCAGTTAACAGCTGGCGTTTCGAGGATGATAGGCTGATTGTAGAAGAGTTTAATGATATCGAAAAGCAGCAGAGTATTTTTACAGAGTATAGCATCGCCTGTATTGTTTACCCAATCTCAAGGAACGAAAAACTGAAAAAGGTTGGGGAGACTATAACCTTTAAAACCGTTGATGGTAGGTCGATTTCATCTACCATTAATGAGCTAAGATCCCAAATAGTCAAGAATCAGATTAAAACCCGCCGATTTATCCTTGGTACGGATCGATTTGGACGCGATTTGTTCAGTCGATTGATAATTGGGTCAAGAGTATCGCTATCCGTTGGTTTCATAGCGGTAGCAATATCGCTAATAATAGGAATCTTTCTGGGCGCAATGGCTGGATTCTTCCGTGGTTGGCTCGATGATTTTATAATGTGGTTCGTTAACGTGGTATGGTCTGTTCCCACGCTTCTTATGGTAATTGCCCTTACAATGGTTATTGGCAAAGGATTTTGGCAGATATTCATTGCCGTTGGCCTAACCATGTGGGTTGATGTGGCAAGGGTTGTACGTGGGCAGGTGCTTAGCATCCGCGAAAAGGAATACGTTGAAGCCGCAAAGGTGCTTGGATTTAGCCAGATGAGAATAATATTTGGTCACATTGTCCCTAACCTACTAAGCCCCGTGATAATAATATCAGCAGGGAACTTTGCCACAGCCATTCTGCTCGAAGCGGGACTTAGCTTCCTAGGTGTTGGCGTTCAACCTCCAATCCCCTCGTGGGGAACAATGATAAAGGATCATTACGGCTACATAATTATGGACAAAGCCTACCTAGCCATAATTCCCGGCATGGCAATAATGTTTCTGGTACTCGCCTTCAACCTCCTTGGCAATGGACTACAGGATGCCCTCGACCCCAAAAGCCTTGAAAGCAAAGGGTGA
- a CDS encoding DUF4263 domain-containing protein gives MDDYKNPKEGKTYISPSLKAFGDSNRKVRIASKVIDSPDSYAFGIIKDEIVLRHKENAKSYISAKFIEDNRRVFVLNIQGFTVATNKPHNASFAFVGEEIETLIEFIKNIQSVKLESNGPINITDEELKKLIISDNQARSLLHENQEIFAQLLKSEITKEDIIAVGYRKKQLGYYRKLMSDKIYFEEVKTKTNCTNESLWQKFFEKNKWVFGYGLGYIFLSSLDDKKLEQIVQGHNVNSYGKRVDALMKTNGIISNLCFIEIKTNTTPLLDSKPYRSGCWAPSQELTGAVAQIQGTVASAVETLSNKVILEDHEGNPTGEEVFNYQPKSYLVIGNLDEFSNEHGINKNKYRSFELYRKNTSNPEIITFDELYERAKFIVHSNES, from the coding sequence ATGGATGATTATAAGAACCCCAAAGAGGGGAAAACATATATTAGTCCGAGCTTAAAAGCTTTTGGAGATTCAAATAGAAAAGTTAGAATAGCATCAAAAGTGATTGATTCGCCCGATTCATATGCATTTGGAATAATAAAAGATGAGATTGTACTTAGACATAAGGAAAATGCAAAATCATATATAAGTGCGAAATTCATTGAAGATAATAGAAGGGTTTTTGTATTGAATATTCAAGGATTTACAGTGGCAACCAACAAACCTCACAATGCTAGTTTTGCCTTTGTTGGAGAAGAAATCGAAACCCTAATTGAGTTTATAAAAAATATTCAATCAGTAAAGTTAGAAAGTAATGGCCCCATCAATATAACAGATGAAGAATTAAAAAAATTGATTATTTCAGATAATCAAGCGAGAAGTTTATTACATGAGAATCAAGAAATTTTTGCTCAATTATTAAAATCCGAAATTACGAAAGAAGATATTATTGCGGTTGGATACCGTAAAAAGCAACTTGGTTATTATCGTAAACTTATGTCAGATAAAATATATTTTGAAGAAGTTAAGACAAAAACTAATTGTACAAATGAATCTCTTTGGCAAAAATTCTTTGAGAAGAATAAATGGGTATTTGGATATGGTCTTGGTTATATTTTCTTATCAAGTCTAGATGATAAAAAACTTGAACAAATTGTTCAAGGTCATAATGTAAATAGTTATGGTAAGCGAGTTGATGCATTAATGAAAACAAATGGAATTATTTCCAATTTGTGTTTTATTGAAATCAAGACAAATACAACTCCATTACTCGATAGTAAACCATATCGTTCTGGATGCTGGGCTCCTTCACAGGAATTGACTGGAGCGGTTGCTCAAATTCAAGGAACAGTTGCTTCAGCAGTTGAAACATTATCAAATAAAGTAATTCTTGAAGATCATGAAGGAAATCCAACAGGTGAGGAGGTTTTTAATTATCAACCAAAATCCTATTTGGTAATTGGCAATTTGGACGAGTTTTCAAACGAACATGGAATTAATAAGAATAAATATCGCTCTTTTGAACTTTACAGAAAGAACACATCAAACCCAGAGATAATTACATTCGATGAACTTTATGAAAGAGCAAAATTTATTGTACATAGTAACGAAAGTTAA
- a CDS encoding Fic family protein, giving the protein MRIVEEKYFNQYNDLAGNQIDKFIVSFDYAEKSTDLGYKTQTSAVYSSNIEGNSIDLNSFMNYKLSQEKFKPQKEIQEIENLISAYEFAQSNDLNEKNFLHCHKILSKTLVIKSKQGKYRNDKVGVFGQSGLVYLAIEPEFVKEAMTEFFNDLDILIKADLSKPKVFYFASMIHLKFAHIHPFRDGNGRAARLLEKWFITEKLGRDFWKLSSEKYYREHQMEYYNNINLGVNYYTLNYDKCIPFLIMLPKSIENK; this is encoded by the coding sequence ATGAGAATTGTTGAAGAGAAATATTTTAATCAGTACAATGATTTAGCTGGGAATCAAATCGACAAATTTATAGTGTCATTTGATTATGCCGAAAAGAGTACTGATTTAGGATACAAGACACAGACTTCAGCGGTATACTCATCGAATATTGAGGGAAACAGCATTGACTTGAATTCTTTCATGAATTACAAACTCTCACAGGAGAAGTTTAAGCCTCAAAAAGAGATACAAGAAATTGAGAATTTAATTTCTGCTTACGAATTTGCACAATCAAATGATTTGAATGAAAAGAATTTCTTGCATTGTCACAAGATACTATCTAAAACATTGGTGATTAAAAGTAAGCAAGGGAAATATCGCAATGATAAGGTAGGTGTATTCGGGCAATCGGGATTAGTTTACCTAGCAATTGAACCTGAATTCGTTAAAGAGGCTATGACCGAATTCTTCAACGATCTAGACATCCTAATAAAAGCGGATTTATCAAAACCTAAGGTATTTTACTTCGCTTCAATGATTCATCTTAAGTTTGCCCATATTCATCCATTTAGAGATGGTAATGGTCGTGCCGCTAGATTGCTAGAAAAATGGTTTATTACAGAGAAATTAGGAAGGGATTTTTGGAAATTATCTTCTGAAAAATATTATAGGGAGCATCAAATGGAATATTATAATAATATCAATTTGGGAGTGAATTATTATACATTGAATTATGATAAGTGTATACCATTCCTAATAATGCTTCCTAAGTCAATAGAAAACAAGTAA
- a CDS encoding protease inhibitor I42 family protein, giving the protein MGGQIQIKPIETVEGEFFKLILSSNPSTGNLWKIKEFDSALLSFIKNEFIETHPESEGSPGTEVYTFKALKKGNTTIHMTHERFGSENGLIEYFKVIIN; this is encoded by the coding sequence ATGGGAGGTCAAATTCAAATTAAACCAATTGAAACAGTTGAAGGAGAATTTTTTAAACTTATTCTTTCATCAAACCCATCAACTGGAAACTTATGGAAGATAAAGGAATTCGATAGCGCTTTATTGAGTTTCATTAAAAATGAATTTATAGAAACACACCCTGAATCTGAAGGTTCTCCGGGTACAGAAGTATACACCTTTAAAGCCCTAAAAAAAGGTAATACAACTATACACATGACCCATGAAAGATTTGGAAGTGAAAATGGTTTGATAGAATATTTTAAAGTAATTATTAATTAA
- a CDS encoding response regulator, translating into MFIWNKYIIFLILVFGFSSCLNSKKENKTAPLAEKGVINLQEWEFDKNGIIELNGQWAFYWNSFIEDEKNDTLAKEKPNFVNVPELWNNYHIDNLSITNHGYASYKLLVKLNKQEELAIKYLNAATSCEVFIDGILVLSSGQPAKTKEKTTPSYKPDIITFSPKSTDFEIVLQIANFHHKKGGPWEPFILGTTKQIKDYYNIRIFFEILCIGFILIMAAFHFTIFSIYTNERPSLYFSLFATIISIRFCVTGECTVYMLGDFNWALLVRADYLSFSLSILFFMLFFRSLFAEEVQKIPSRIIITVSLFFSFSFLLLPPSFSSYGLVYYQVFIIFAGYYIFYVLHRAIMNKREGARYFLYGFIVLFICMVHDILKVNELIISIPLSSIGLTIFILFQAYFLSLRIRNSFELNKKLSIELQKQNNDYAFLNERYKEQNRNLAIAKEKAEESDALKSAFLANMSHEIRTPMNGILGFTDLLKAPNLSDKKHMEYIDVIQKSGIRMLNTVNDIIDISKIDSGQMEVVLKTVNIIDVIDSLYTFFYPEVENKGLQLFLRKELTIKDAILKTDRVKFNSILTNLIKNAIKFTDSGFIEIACKINNGYLWFSVKDTGIGIPDNRQIAIFNRFEQADIKDRRAYDGSGLGLAITKAYVEMLGGKIRVKSVENEGSTFYFTIPYISPDIQTPVVQKSSIDINVEDQIRNGKILIVEDDDISAIFLKESLEVLNAEIINVQTGEDAIAMCKTTPDIDIILMDIKLPGIGGYETTHRIREFNKKVFIIAQTAFALIGDKEKAIEAGCDDYISKPINTEILLQIINKHLKIKRQ; encoded by the coding sequence ATGTTTATTTGGAATAAATATATCATATTTCTCATACTGGTTTTTGGCTTTTCTAGTTGTTTGAATTCTAAAAAGGAGAATAAAACTGCTCCTTTGGCCGAAAAGGGAGTTATAAATTTACAAGAATGGGAGTTTGATAAAAATGGAATTATTGAACTTAATGGTCAGTGGGCATTTTATTGGAACTCTTTTATTGAAGATGAAAAAAATGATACCCTAGCAAAAGAAAAACCTAATTTCGTTAATGTACCTGAACTTTGGAATAACTATCATATTGATAATTTATCTATTACAAATCACGGTTATGCTTCATACAAACTTCTTGTAAAACTTAATAAACAAGAAGAATTAGCCATAAAGTATTTAAATGCAGCTACATCCTGTGAAGTATTTATCGATGGAATTTTGGTTCTTAGTTCTGGTCAACCCGCAAAAACTAAAGAAAAAACTACTCCAAGTTACAAACCCGACATTATTACCTTCTCACCCAAAAGCACTGATTTTGAGATAGTACTCCAGATTGCTAATTTTCATCATAAAAAAGGAGGTCCCTGGGAGCCATTTATTCTGGGTACTACAAAGCAAATAAAGGACTACTATAACATTCGTATTTTTTTTGAAATATTATGCATTGGGTTTATTCTAATTATGGCTGCTTTTCATTTCACCATATTTTCAATATATACCAACGAAAGACCATCTCTTTATTTTTCTCTTTTTGCCACTATAATCTCAATTCGATTTTGTGTTACAGGAGAATGCACAGTATATATGCTTGGAGATTTTAACTGGGCACTATTGGTGCGCGCCGATTACCTGAGTTTTTCTCTGTCCATTCTTTTCTTTATGCTTTTTTTCAGAAGCTTATTCGCAGAAGAGGTTCAAAAAATCCCTTCAAGAATAATAATAACTGTTAGTCTGTTTTTTTCATTCTCGTTCTTGCTACTTCCTCCTTCATTTTCAAGTTATGGGTTAGTTTATTATCAGGTATTTATCATTTTTGCTGGTTATTATATTTTTTATGTTTTACATAGAGCAATAATGAATAAACGTGAGGGTGCTCGCTACTTTCTGTACGGTTTTATTGTTCTATTTATTTGTATGGTTCATGATATCTTAAAAGTAAATGAACTTATCATTTCTATTCCATTATCATCAATAGGTCTAACAATATTTATCCTATTTCAAGCATATTTCCTCTCGTTGAGAATAAGAAACTCATTCGAGTTAAATAAAAAATTATCAATTGAATTGCAAAAGCAAAATAACGACTATGCTTTTTTGAATGAACGATATAAAGAGCAAAATAGAAATCTCGCTATTGCAAAAGAGAAAGCAGAGGAAAGTGATGCGCTAAAATCTGCTTTTCTAGCCAATATGAGTCATGAGATTCGAACACCCATGAATGGAATTCTAGGTTTTACCGATTTACTTAAAGCACCTAATCTAAGTGATAAAAAACACATGGAATATATAGATGTTATTCAAAAAAGTGGGATTAGGATGCTCAATACGGTTAATGACATAATTGATATTTCAAAAATCGATTCGGGTCAAATGGAGGTTGTGCTTAAAACTGTTAATATTATTGATGTGATCGATTCGCTCTATACCTTTTTTTATCCCGAAGTTGAGAATAAAGGGTTACAACTATTCCTCAGAAAAGAATTAACCATAAAGGATGCCATATTAAAAACAGATCGAGTAAAATTCAATTCAATACTTACTAATCTTATAAAAAATGCAATAAAATTTACTGATTCAGGCTTTATTGAAATTGCCTGTAAAATAAACAATGGATATCTTTGGTTTTCTGTTAAAGATACTGGAATTGGAATACCAGATAATCGCCAAATAGCCATTTTTAATAGATTTGAACAGGCAGACATTAAAGATCGAAGGGCGTATGATGGTTCAGGATTAGGGCTCGCCATTACTAAAGCTTATGTAGAAATGCTAGGGGGTAAAATCCGAGTAAAATCTGTTGAAAATGAGGGATCCACTTTTTATTTTACAATTCCGTACATTTCACCTGACATACAAACTCCAGTAGTACAAAAGAGTTCGATTGATATTAACGTAGAAGACCAAATAAGGAACGGTAAAATATTAATTGTAGAGGATGATGATATTTCTGCAATATTTTTGAAAGAATCCTTGGAGGTACTGAATGCGGAGATTATTAACGTCCAAACAGGAGAAGATGCAATTGCAATGTGTAAAACGACACCAGATATAGATATTATTTTAATGGACATTAAATTGCCTGGGATTGGTGGTTATGAAACCACACACAGGATTCGAGAATTCAACAAAAAAGTATTTATTATAGCCCAAACAGCATTTGCACTTATTGGCGATAAAGAAAAAGCTATAGAAGCAGGATGTGATGATTATATTTCGAAACCAATAAATACAGAAATTCTTCTTCAAATTATAAATAAACATTTAAAAATCAAACGACAATAG
- a CDS encoding carbon starvation protein A, whose translation MNAMPFVVGAILVFVIAYRFYFGFIAAKVATLNDLNQTPSHRLYDGQNYYPMSKWVLFGHHFAAIAGAGPLVGPVLAAQFGFFPGFLWMLVGAVMAGAVHDFVILTASIQHDGKSLAEIARKEINKVSGVTSSVAILLIIVVALAGLGLVVVNALAESSWGTFTIAATIPIAIIMGVWMFKLRKGKTVEATIFGVIMLTAAVIFGRYIPGSSFASWFTYDHKTLTILLCGYGFLASVLPVWLLLSPRDYLSSIMKVTVIAMLAIGVIIVAPEIKMPGFTQFVHGGGPIIPGSLFPYLFITIACGAISGFHSLVSSGTTPKMIMKESQVKFIAAGAMLTEGVVSILALVAACSLLPLDYFQINVPVEKFQALLPQLHAMGFTESNIQQLSAEVGEKIVGRTGGAVSLGVGMAYIFSSIPGLSHLMSYWYHFAIMFEALFILTTIDAGTRIGRFVLQEAMGKVYSPFQKTNWLPGNLITSGLIVLAWGYFIYTGSVSTIWPMFGTANQLLATIALAVGTSFIINRGKVRYAWVTIVPMTFVGITTLTAGWMNMINIYIPQISEPAKMVPGIINLSLTILIMACVVIVLTNAIPKWFSAIKAKG comes from the coding sequence ATGAATGCAATGCCTTTTGTGGTGGGTGCAATTCTAGTTTTTGTTATTGCCTACCGTTTTTACTTTGGCTTTATTGCAGCCAAGGTTGCAACCCTTAACGATTTAAACCAAACCCCTTCGCATAGATTATATGATGGTCAGAATTACTACCCCATGAGCAAGTGGGTGCTGTTTGGGCATCATTTTGCGGCTATTGCAGGGGCAGGTCCATTGGTTGGTCCTGTGCTTGCAGCACAATTCGGCTTTTTCCCTGGTTTCCTTTGGATGCTTGTTGGAGCTGTTATGGCGGGTGCTGTTCACGATTTTGTAATTCTTACTGCATCAATTCAGCACGATGGAAAATCACTTGCCGAGATTGCTCGCAAGGAGATTAATAAGGTAAGCGGTGTTACTTCATCCGTTGCCATTCTCTTAATTATAGTTGTTGCACTTGCAGGGTTGGGCTTGGTTGTGGTGAATGCTTTAGCCGAGAGTTCATGGGGAACATTTACAATAGCAGCAACCATACCAATAGCTATAATAATGGGTGTGTGGATGTTTAAACTCAGAAAAGGGAAAACGGTTGAGGCTACCATTTTTGGTGTGATAATGCTTACGGCTGCGGTGATATTTGGTCGCTACATTCCTGGGTCGTCATTTGCTAGTTGGTTTACTTATGATCATAAAACGTTAACAATTCTGCTGTGTGGCTATGGATTTTTGGCCTCAGTACTCCCTGTTTGGCTTCTTCTATCGCCTCGCGATTACCTTAGTTCAATCATGAAAGTAACTGTTATTGCTATGCTTGCAATAGGTGTAATAATTGTTGCACCTGAGATAAAGATGCCTGGATTCACGCAATTTGTACATGGTGGTGGTCCTATTATTCCTGGAAGCCTTTTTCCATACCTGTTTATTACCATTGCATGTGGGGCAATATCTGGTTTTCACTCCCTTGTAAGTTCAGGTACAACGCCTAAAATGATTATGAAGGAGTCGCAGGTAAAGTTTATTGCTGCAGGTGCTATGCTTACAGAGGGTGTGGTTAGTATTCTTGCTCTGGTTGCCGCTTGTAGTTTACTTCCGCTTGACTATTTTCAGATAAATGTTCCTGTGGAAAAATTTCAAGCTCTACTACCACAACTCCATGCTATGGGATTTACCGAAAGTAACATTCAGCAATTGTCGGCTGAGGTAGGGGAAAAAATAGTTGGAAGGACGGGTGGTGCTGTATCCTTGGGTGTGGGGATGGCGTATATTTTTTCGTCAATTCCTGGCTTATCTCATCTAATGTCATACTGGTATCATTTTGCTATAATGTTTGAGGCTTTATTTATCCTTACAACCATTGATGCAGGCACTCGTATTGGTCGATTTGTGTTGCAGGAAGCCATGGGTAAGGTTTATTCACCCTTTCAGAAAACAAACTGGTTACCCGGTAACCTAATTACAAGCGGATTGATTGTGTTGGCGTGGGGTTATTTTATTTACACAGGGAGTGTTTCCACCATCTGGCCGATGTTTGGAACTGCCAATCAGCTTTTGGCTACCATTGCCCTTGCAGTGGGTACTTCGTTTATTATTAATCGAGGTAAAGTAAGATATGCTTGGGTTACAATAGTTCCAATGACATTTGTTGGTATTACAACGCTTACAGCAGGTTGGATGAATATGATCAATATCTACATTCCCCAAATATCTGAACCAGCAAAAATGGTTCCCGGAATTATTAACTTATCGCTTACCATTTTGATAATGGCTTGTGTGGTAATAGTATTAACTAATGCTATTCCAAAATGGTTCAGTGCGATAAAGGCTAAAGGTTAG
- a CDS encoding M56 family metallopeptidase — translation MEIYLFKSSVALTILYAFYWLLLRNETYFGWNRIYLISSIFISLISPLINITIFEKAGASIGNILQPVIVSTQIGVIRENHSLSILSIIYISGAVFFTLKFLSKLSQIYYMYYRFQKVQYNGFRAVLVDGNISPFTFFSILFLSRSDYEKGEITEIVVHEKAHKEQLHSLDVILLEFTTIIQWFNPFLWLIRIALKSEHEFIADSKVLEKGYDKVAYQTLLFEKSLGVIGLGVTNNFNYSLLKKRLKMMTIKKSNSAAIVKYIFALPLLLSLCLFLSTNMKVLGQEKVYEVVDKMPQYGNSPDDLRMFVARNMKYPKSAAELGVQGRIYLQFIVTDMGKVKDVSVIKVAVPEKDMKEGITVTALKKDKDGKVEFKDYKSTGDAKIDQAYKDLENEAIRVIKLLGDFTPGEEKGKKVNVQFTFPITFILQ, via the coding sequence ATGGAAATCTATCTATTTAAATCATCAGTTGCATTGACCATACTTTATGCGTTTTACTGGTTATTGCTTAGGAATGAAACCTATTTTGGTTGGAATCGGATATATTTAATCTCATCGATATTCATCTCCCTCATATCACCCCTAATAAATATCACCATTTTTGAAAAAGCGGGTGCATCAATCGGTAATATCTTACAACCCGTTATTGTAAGCACCCAAATAGGCGTTATTAGAGAAAATCATTCACTTAGCATACTATCGATAATATATATAAGCGGCGCTGTTTTCTTTACATTAAAATTTTTATCCAAACTTTCCCAAATCTATTACATGTACTATCGATTTCAAAAAGTACAATATAATGGGTTTAGAGCTGTACTGGTTGATGGAAATATATCTCCATTCACCTTTTTCTCAATCCTTTTTCTGTCACGCTCCGATTACGAGAAAGGGGAAATCACTGAAATAGTTGTTCACGAAAAGGCTCACAAAGAGCAGCTACATTCGCTCGACGTTATCCTTCTTGAGTTTACTACAATCATTCAGTGGTTTAACCCATTCCTATGGCTAATCCGGATAGCACTAAAATCGGAGCATGAATTTATTGCCGACAGTAAAGTATTAGAGAAAGGGTACGATAAGGTTGCATACCAAACCCTTTTATTCGAGAAAAGTCTAGGTGTAATTGGATTGGGAGTAACCAATAATTTTAATTACTCACTTCTAAAAAAAAGATTAAAAATGATGACAATTAAAAAATCAAATTCCGCAGCAATTGTAAAATACATTTTTGCATTACCATTGCTACTTTCATTATGTTTGTTCCTATCAACAAATATGAAGGTTCTTGGGCAGGAAAAAGTATACGAAGTAGTTGACAAAATGCCACAATACGGAAATAGCCCAGATGACTTGAGGATGTTTGTTGCTAGAAATATGAAATACCCTAAATCTGCTGCTGAACTAGGGGTTCAAGGACGAATATATCTTCAATTCATTGTTACCGATATGGGTAAAGTAAAAGATGTTAGCGTTATCAAAGTAGCTGTTCCAGAAAAGGATATGAAAGAAGGAATTACCGTTACTGCTCTAAAAAAGGATAAGGATGGCAAAGTAGAATTTAAGGATTACAAATCAACTGGAGATGCCAAAATTGACCAAGCCTATAAAGATTTAGAAAATGAAGCTATTAGAGTTATAAAGCTTCTCGGTGATTTTACTCCTGGAGAAGAAAAAGGGAAGAAAGTTAATGTTCAATTTACATTCCCAATAACCTTTATTCTTCAATAA
- a CDS encoding BlaI/MecI/CopY family transcriptional regulator, with protein sequence MKDLTKAEEQIMHILWNIEKGFVNDIMENLPEPKPAYNTVSTIVRILEKKGFVDHNAYGKTHEYYPLVSKDKYTKSFMKGFVENYFSNSYQNMVSFFSKNENLSTKEIEDIIKILQEQVDSKKK encoded by the coding sequence ATGAAAGATTTAACTAAAGCGGAAGAACAGATAATGCACATTCTCTGGAATATCGAAAAGGGATTTGTGAATGATATTATGGAAAACCTTCCTGAACCAAAACCGGCATACAATACGGTATCGACCATTGTTCGCATTTTGGAAAAGAAAGGATTTGTTGACCATAATGCTTACGGAAAAACCCATGAATACTACCCTTTAGTATCGAAAGATAAGTATACAAAAAGCTTTATGAAAGGGTTTGTGGAGAATTACTTCTCCAATTCATACCAAAACATGGTTTCGTTCTTCTCTAAGAATGAGAATCTATCGACAAAGGAGATTGAAGATATTATTAAAATTCTGCAGGAGCAGGTTGATTCTAAAAAGAAATAG